In Humulus lupulus chromosome 6, drHumLupu1.1, whole genome shotgun sequence, a single genomic region encodes these proteins:
- the LOC133785556 gene encoding uncharacterized protein LOC133785556 gives MANYVKFFKDILTKKRRLREFEIEALTEGCSAILKNKIPPKLKDSGSFKIPCFIGGRDVGRALCDLGASINLMPMSIFKKLGIGEEIPTTVTLQLADRSMAHPEGKIEDVLVQVDKLIFLADFIILDYEVDRDVHIILDRPFLATGRTLIDVQKGELTMRVNDQQVTFNVFNAMKFLDENEECSRLSVIESIVAEKFHKEAFKDGMGVRSLEELENLLEEEENQLTWVESKQPFTKFRWPFEPLDFLELKPLPNHLKYAYLRDNEMFPVIISAMLGAGKEHLLLAVLKKYIRAIGWTMADIKGISPSFCMHKILLED, from the coding sequence ATGGCCAACTATGTGAAATTTTTTAAGGATATTTTAACTAAAAAGAGGAGGCTTAGAGAATTCGAAATTGAGGCTTTGACTGAAGGTTGTAGTGCTatattgaagaataaaattcctccTAAATTAAAAGATTCGGGCAGCTTCAAAATTCCTTGTTTTATTGGTGGTAGAGATGTTGGTAGAGCACTTTGTGACTTGGGGGCtagtatcaatttgatgcccatgtcaaTTTTCAAGAAGTTGGGGATTGGAGAAGAAATACCAACCACAGTCACTTTGCAATTAGCGGATCGATCTATGGCACATCCAGAAGGCAAGATTGAGGATGTACTTGTGCAAGTTGATAAATTAATTTTTCTAGCTGATTTCATCATTCTTGATTATGAAGTGGATAGAGATGTTCATATTATCTTGGATAGGCCATTTCTAGCTACTGGGAGGACTTTGATTGACGTACAAAAAGGGGAGCTTACTAtgagggtgaatgaccaacaagtGACATTTAATGTGTTCAACGCTATGAAGTTTCTGGATGAGAATGAGGAATGCTCTCGGCTGAGTGTAATTGAGTCAATTGTCGCTGAAAAATTCCACAAGGAAGCTTTTAAAGATGGAATGGGGGTGAGGTCACTTGAAGAGCTTGAGAACTTACTTGAAGAGGAAGAAAACCAACTTACATGGGTAGAGTCAAAGCAGCCCTTTACTAAATTTAGGTGGCCTTTTGAGCCATTGGACTTTTTAGAGTTGAAGCCTTTGCCTAATCACTTGAAGTATGCCTATTTGAGAGATAATGAGATGTTTCCTGTGATAATTTCAGCCATGTTAGGAGCTGGAAAAGAGCATTTGTTGTTGGCTGTTTTGAAGAAATATATAAGGGCCATTGGTTGGACCATGGCGGATATTAAGGGTATAAGTCCCTCATTTTGTATGCATAAAATTCTGTTGGAGGATTGA